A window of the Henckelia pumila isolate YLH828 chromosome 3, ASM3356847v2, whole genome shotgun sequence genome harbors these coding sequences:
- the LOC140892346 gene encoding probable long-chain-alcohol O-fatty-acyltransferase 3 produces MEDEIKNLCNVSIAVITCLCYCHLISSRLPKGKWRLLSFLPVFSLFAALPLFLTSAFFAANIAFLFTWLANFKLLLYAFDQGPLSSNPTKSLVVFVIMAAFPFVIRPENRTPPPRKPKKLPLNLATEIPVFLLLLAVLTDQKEHVHPIVLLLGYCCLVFLMVDVIVSASSFWVRVLVGLELEPASDEPYLATSLQEFWGRRWNITVSSLLRQVIYKPVRSAAAAVLGRDWAAVPAVVAAFLVSGLMHELLFWYVTRARPSWETTAFFVVQGVCVVAEFGLKLALDRKKWRLPSSVRWLLTVGFVVGTSFWLFFPPLIRNGADARVLEEFRFAGEVVRQKLSESWLYIGRKRG; encoded by the coding sequence ATGGAAGATGAAATCAAGAATCTGTGTAATGTTAGCATAGCGGTGATCACTTGTCTCTGTTACTGCCATCTGATTTCATCAAGATTACCCAAAGGAAAATGGCGCCTGCTTTCTTTTCTCCCTGTTTTCTCCCTTTTCGCAGCTCTTCCTCTGTTTCTAACCTCTGCTTTCTTCGCCGCAAACATCGCTTTCCTCTTCACATGGCTCGCCAATTTCAAGCTACTCCTTTATGCCTTCGATCAGGGCCCGCTTTCATCCAACCCCACTAAATCTCTCGTCGTTTTCGTGATCATGGCCGCCTTTCCGTTCGTGATAAGGCCGGAAAACCGCACCCCGCCGCCGCGGAAACCCAAGAAGCTGCCGCTGAATTTGGCCACCGAGATCCCGGTTTTCTTGCTGCTGCTAGCTGTGTTGACCGACCAGAAAGAACACGTACACCCCATTGTTTTGTTGCTCGGGTACTGTTGTCTGGTGTTTTTAATGGTGGATGTTATAGTTTCTGCATCGAGTTTCTGGGTTCGGGTTCTTGTCGGGCTGGAGCTGGAGCCCGCGTCGGACGAGCCGTACTTGGCGACCTCCCTTCAAGAATTCTGGGGCAGGAGGTGGAACATAACGGTCAGCAGCTTGCTGCGCCAGGTGATATACAAGCCCGTTCGATCGGCGGCCGCGGCGGTGCTCGGGAGAGATTGGGCGGCGGTTCCGGCCGTGGTGGCGGCGTTTCTTGTGTCCGGGCTCATGCACGAGCTGTTGTTTTGGTACGTTACGCGGGCCCGGCCTTCTTGGGAGACCACGGCTTTCTTTGTGGTTCAAGGGGTGTGTGTGGTGGCGGAGTTCGGTCTGAAGTTGGCTCTGGACCGGAAGAAGTGGCGGCTGCCGTCGTCGGTGCGGTGGTTGTTGACGGTGGGGTTTGTGGTGGGGACTAGCTTCTGGCTTTTCTTTCCGCCGTTGATCAGGAACGGTGCCGATGCGAGAGTACTCGAAGAGTTCCGGTTCGCCGGCGAGGTTGTGAGGCAGAAGTTGTCGGAATCATGGTTGTATATCGGCCGGAAACGGGGATGA